One window from the genome of Grus americana isolate bGruAme1 chromosome 14, bGruAme1.mat, whole genome shotgun sequence encodes:
- the SPRY4 gene encoding protein sprouty homolog 4, translating to MEPRVPHNITVVPNSVMVQPLLDSRIPYGRLQHPLTILPIDQMKTTHIENDYTDNPTASQLAAQKRPRGPHELVLTNQHLQRCEQDVTHPWISFSGRPSSISSSSSTSSDQRLLDHMAPAPVAEQSSPRAVRIQPKVINCKPLDLKGPVSQELDKHFLLCEACGKCKCKECALPRTLPSCWVCNQECLCSAQNLVNYSTCMCLVKGVFYHCTNEDDEGTCADHPCSCSHSNCCARWSFMSALSLVLPCLLCYLPATGCVKLSQRCYDQVSRPGCRCKNTNSVICKALPESKGSRPEKPF from the coding sequence ATGGAGCCCCGGGTTCCCCACAACATCACCGTTGTCCCCAACTCTGTGATGGTCCAGCCCTTGCTGGACAGTCGCATCCCCTATGGGCGGCTGCAGCATCCGCTCACCATCCTGCCAATTGACCAAATGAAGACAACTCACATAGAGAACGACTACACCGACAACCCCACCGCTTCCCAGCTGGCAGCCCAGAAGCGTCCCCGAGGCCCCCATGAACTGGTCCTGACCAACCAGCACCTGCAGCGCTGTGAGCAGGATGTCACCCACCCCTGGATTTCATTCAGCGGGCGCCCCAGCtccatcagcagcagcagcagcacatcttCAGACCAAAGGCTCTTGGACCACATGGCCCCGGCACCCGTGGCGGAACAGTCCTCCCCCAGAGCGGTTCGCATCCAGCCCAAGGTGATTAACTGCAAACCCCTGGACCTGAAGGGACCTGTGTCTCAGGAACTGGACAAGCACTTTCTACTGTGCGAAGCCTGTGGGAAATGCAAGTGTAAGGAGTGCGCGCTGCCCCGGACTCTGCCTTCGTGCTGGGTGTGCAACCAAGAGTGCCTCTGCTCGGCACAGAACCTGGTCAACTACTCCACCTGCATGTGTCTCGTCAAGGGCGTCTTCTACCACTGCACCAACGAGGACGATGAGGGCACGTGTGCCGACcacccctgctcctgctcccactCAAACTGCTGTGCCCGCTGGTCCTTCATGAGTGCCCTCTCCCTGGTGCTCCCTTGCTTGCTCTGCTACCTGCCAGCCACCGGCTGCGTCAAGCTGTCCCAGAGATGTTACGACCAAGTGAGCCGGCCCGGATGCAGATGCAAAAATACAAACAGTGTCATTTGCAAGGCGTTGCCGGAGAGCAAAGGAAGCAGGCCAGAAAAGCCCTTTTGA